A genomic segment from Pelobates fuscus isolate aPelFus1 chromosome 7, aPelFus1.pri, whole genome shotgun sequence encodes:
- the LOC134569101 gene encoding 4-hydroxyphenylpyruvate dioxygenase-like protein — MTSRLIRLSHITLQVSNAQRVVQELMTKYQFQPFAARGLDGRSPSQVALRNGGVVFMVNENNQKTTKGSSMLYDAAVPLPSPDTACNVSFDVEDVPGFCQRLLSERCQLLVPPTEVHDDYGSVTFCVVKSVVGNVRHTLIDRTRYGGNFLPEFQNLRSDSNPVVPGDLTCIDHVTYACPRGSSPHIIKWYERCFGFKHFPLSKEEDCDRGFEISGPNIGLRLTAMDSPELGKCGKLVLAESLPQEGTNQLDLFLNHHKEGGIQHVGLFATDIFKTARSMANQGVCFTTQPPTYYSDPSKQDEIRGVGLQAETLSQFGILLDSKSQNSDMPNGYLLQVFAEPLWSKDSFYLELIERRGAGGFGEGNVRALWRALNDFLEGSTQKDDEKIRSTVA, encoded by the coding sequence ATGACGTCTCGTCTGATCCGGTTAAGCCACATCACCCTCCAGGTATCCAATGCTCAGAGAGTTGTCCAGGAGTTGATGACCAAGTATCAATTTCAGCCATTTGCTGCTCGAGGGCTAGATGGTAGAAGTCCAAGCCAAGTGGCCCTGAGAAATGGAGGAGTGGTGTTCATGGTTAATGAAAACAACCAGAAGACTACCAAAGGATCGTCCATGCTGTATGATGCGGCTGTTCCATTGCCATCTCCAGATACCGCTTGCAATGTCAGCTTTGATGTGGAGGACGTACCAGGCTTTTGCCAGCGGCTACTTAGCGAAAGATGCCAGCTGCTAGTTCCTCCTACAGAAGTCCATGATGACTATGGCTCGGTTACATTTTGTGTAGTGAAATCTGTGGTTGGAAATGTGCGTCATACATTAATTGACCGCACACGTTACGGAGGCAACTTTCTTCCGGAGTTCCAGAACCTGAGAAGCGACAGTAATCCTGTTGTTCCTGGTGACTTGACCTGCATTGACCATGTCACTTATGCCTGTCCACGTGGGAGCTCACCACACATAATAAAGTGGTATGAACGATGTTTTGGTTTCAAACATTTCCCTCTGAGCAAAGAAGAGGATTGCGATAGAGGTTTTGAAATTAGTGGGCCCAACATCGGTCTTCGTTTGACTGCAATGGATTCCCCAGAGCTTGGAAAATGTGGTAAGTTGGTGTTGGCAGAATCTTTGCCACAGGAAGGAACCAACCAGTTAGATCTGTTCCTAAATCATCACAAAGAAGGAGGTATTCAGCATGTTGGCCTATTTGCCACAGATATCTTCAAGACTGCTCGGTCCATGGCTAATCAGGGAGTATGTTTTACTACCCAACCTCCAACATATTACTCTGACCCCTCAAAGCAGGACGAAATCCGGGGTGTAGGGCTACAAGCAGAAACCCTCTCACAGTTTGGGATTCTTTTGGATTCAAAGTCCCAAAACAGCGACATGCCAAACGGATACCTTTTGCAGGTGTTTGCCGAGCCCCTTTGGAGCAAGGACTCATTCTATTTGGAACTCATTGAGCGTAGGGGAGCAGGCGGCTTTGGGGAGGGAAATGTCCGTGCTTTATGGAGAGCCCTAAACGACTTTCTTGAAGGATCCACCCAGAAAGACGATGAGAAAATTAGATCAACTGTTGCTTAG